One Babesia bovis T2Bo chromosome 4 map unlocalized Chr4_1, whole genome shotgun sequence genomic window carries:
- a CDS encoding WD domain G-beta repeat family protein produces the protein MGTYIKLSKVEGLRESDPEVIEYDRKIKRFFNASKVVGVGKESAPIAHAAFSPNGSVVSMCSATKTIFYDYVKEKIIHTYSNPKEFVRCVAFRSDGKVAAVSDNGGWIQLVALGLKTNLRKWRAHDAACHALMFSPSKLNILSGSDDGVAKLWDTVTGEMIQQYNFHTDKIRALANLGGSGHWWVTGGYDHMCYLFDAREKNKFVSKINHGAPVECIDISTSNKIMLTAGGNKVNIWDVSNGFKLLHSFEPHQRTVVRGYIRDCIITASLDGTVRYYNYSSLKRDGYSATHASDVGDMQDEPKPTGADHQPEPSTGNNIPINQDALTLADVYFEKPQLEGIGSTNSPKETDINMHDSLSDYSTFVTPRSSVFSAGDNFTPMNENTPFRDEGVGSPLGKQDADNVNVVPQSDNDATEDKSVRNKSESTVSLRHVYRFNDAVTAFAVSVDARSIAVGTSNGEWIIRFNPKEETQSISQPKKIIKVDETVLEYKSPKLSLLDRLVKTFQYQAAMDLALSLTPQHVYNLVESLVLRGSLATAVRGKDEQTILPLLKFISSQLGSDVKNTNTLLELGNAIIDNNGWLETCDNSLVIQELRKIPTKINFELYQHNILHTLDGTIDLILSRSTKAE, from the exons atgGGTACTTATATCAAGTTATCTAAAGTAGAAGGTCTTAGGGAATCCGACCCCGAAGTCATTGAGTATGACAGAAAGATAAAACGTTTCTTTAATGCAAGTAAAGTTGTAGGTGTTGGTAAAGAATCGGCGCCTATAGCTCACGCAGCATTTTCACCCAATGGGTCTGTAGTCTCCATGTGTTCAGCAACAAAG ACAATATTCTACGACTACGTTAAAGAGAAAATAATACATACCTATAGTAATCCAAAGGAATTTGTGAGATGTGTTGCATTCCGTTCTGATGGTAAAGTTGCAGCTGTGTCTGACAATGGAGGTTGGATACAGCTTGTCGCCTTAGGGCTGAAGACAAACCTTAGAAAATGGCGAGCCCATGATGCAGCTTGTCATGCACTCATGTTTTCTCCGTCAAagttaaatatattgtcGGGGAGTGATGATGGTGTTGCGAAACTCTGGGATACCGTTACCGGTGAAATGATTCAACAATACAATTTTCACACCGATAAAATACGGGCATTGGCCAATCTTGGTGGATCGGGGCACTGGTGGGTAACTGGTGGTTACGATCACATGTGTTATCTATTCGACGCCAGAGAAAAAAACAAGTTTGTGTCCAAAATAAATCATGGTGCTCCAGTTGAATGTATCGACATTTCGACATCCAACAAGATAATGCTAACTGCGGGAGGAAATAAAGTAAACATCTGGGATGTGTCTAACGGTTTTAAGCTCCTACATTCCTTTGAACCTCACCAGAGGACTGTAGTTAGAGGTTACATCCGAGACTGCATTATTACAGCTTCTTTAGATGGTACCGTTCGTTACTACAACTATTCATCACTAAAACGTGATGGATACAGTGCTACACATGCCAGTGATGTTGGTGATATGCAAGATGAACCGAAGCCAACCGGAGCTGATCATCAGCCGGAACCATCAACCGGTAACAACATTCCCATCAACCAGGATGCTTTAACATTGGCAGATGTATATTTCGAAAAACCACAACTAGAAGGCATCGGATCCACCAATAGCCCCAAAGAAACCGATATAAATATGCATGATTCTCTCTCCGATTATAGTACGTTTGTGACTCCGAGGAGCAGCGTATTTTCAGCAGGTGATAATTTTACCCCGATGAATGAGAACACACCATTCCGTGATGAAGGGGTTGGTTCTCCCTTGGGAAAGCAAGATGCCGACAATGTGAACGTAGTTCCTCAAAGTGATAATGATGCTACCGAAGACAAGAGTGTTAGAAACAAATCAGAATCAACGGTATCACTGAgacatgtatatagattTAATGATGCGGTAACTGCATTTGCAGTTTCCGTAGACGCAAGATCGATTGCTGTGGGCACAAGTAACGGGGAGTGGATCATAAGATTTAACCCCAAGGAAGAAACACAATCTATATCGCAACCCAAGAAAATCATTAAAGTCGATGAAACTGTACTCGAGTATAAAAGTCCCAAATTATCACTGTTGGATAGGCTGGTGAAAACATTCCAGTACCAGGCAGCGATGGATTTGGCGTTGTCACTAACGCCGCAGCATGTATACAACTTAGTTGAAAGTCTCGTGCTAAGGGGTAGCCTTGCAACTGCCGTTAGGGGTAAGGATGAACAGACCATATTGCCCCTGTTAAAGTTCATATCATCGCAATTAGGGTCAGATGTCAAGAATACCAATACACTGCTTGAGCTTGGGAATGCTATCATTGACAACAACGGCTGGCTAGAGACGTGTGATAATTCGCTTGTCATACAAGAACTTCGCAAAATACCGACTAAAATCAACTTTGAATTGTATCAGCACAACATCCTTCATACGTTGGATGGGACTATTGATCTCATACTAAGCAGGTCAACAAAAGCTGAATAG
- a CDS encoding Ribosomal protein S11 family protein, with amino-acid sequence MASRLMSYTDKRFICGIHYEKVLPNLFMSKFSGHTSRCSGFSSSSDAKLKAITSSLPGKNRMMTKAELKNFPGHLQRYKKYGGLPEFHNIDRNRHGLITLPTDRFMLVLTTSKNNVHAQLVNRSRNYRTVFGSFAGNVGINKKQQQSERCAYRIGENMAKKCKRLGVFAVDVKFRRLMRIETVLQAFQAEGLQVGQLIHEPRLPKTGINSVRPRRRRRV; translated from the coding sequence ATGGCGAGCCGCTTAATGTCATACACAGACAAACGATTTATTTGCGGTATACATTATGAAAAGGTTTTACCAAATTTGTTCATGTCGAAGTTTTCGGGACATACGTCTCGATGTTCTGGATTCTCCAGTAGCAGTGATGCTAAGCTAAAAGCAATTACCTCTTCCCTTCCGGGAAAAAACCGTATGATGACTAAAGCTGAGTTAAAGAATTTCCCCGGACATTTGCAACGTTATAAGAAATACGGTGGCTTACCTGAATTTCACAATATTGATCGCAATAGACACGGTCTCATTACATTGCCAACAGATCGATTCATGCTGGTTCTAACTACTTCCAAGAATAATGTACATGCCCAATTAGTCAATCGCAGCAGAAATTATCGCACTGTATTTGGGTCATTCGCAGGTAATGTTGGTATAAACAAGAAGCAGCAACAGAGCGAACGTTGTGCATATCGCATTGGGGAGAATATGGCTAAGAAATGCAAGCGCCTGGGTGTATTTGCAGTGGATGTGAAGTTTCGTAGACTTATGCGTATAGAGACGGTGCTACAAGCATTCCAAGCTGAGGGGCTTCAAGTAGGCCAACTCATTCATGAACCCCGCTTACCGAAAACGGGTATTAACTCAGTACGCCCTCGTCGCCGGCGCAGAGTTTAA
- a CDS encoding putative integral membrane protein: protein MGDGNTGYVAFIILGVLVFGGFLFYNYNICGMKDFIRKMPSLPKENRLVPIPGKTS, encoded by the coding sequence ATGGGTGACGGCAACACGGGATATGTAGCGTTTATAATTCTCGGTGTATTAGTTTTCGGCGGCTTTTTGTTTTACAACTACAACATCTGTGGAATGAAAGATTTCATTAGGAAAATGCCTTCACTGCCAAAGGAGAACCGTCTAGTTCCTATCCCCGGGAAGACTTCATGA
- a CDS encoding Iron-sulfur cluster assembly scaffold family protein, which produces MQYINVISDIRGIRRLCRRFYSPEVKDHFYKPRNVGSFDKNDPNVGTAVVGKAACGDVIKFQVRVEDGVIKDACFKTFGCGSAIASSSYVTELIKGKTCAEAESIKNTDISEVLKLPPVKVHCSLLAEDAVKMALKDYNSKQNKHSDDNDCSQATDVGGK; this is translated from the coding sequence atgCAATACATTAATGTTATCAGTGATATCCGAGGGATTAGAAGGCTGTGCCGAAGGTTTTACAGTCCTGAAGTAAAGGATCACTTCTATAAACCACGCAATGTTGGCAGTTTTGACAAGAATGACCCAAATGTTGGAACCGCTGTTGTTGGAAAAGCTGCGTGTGGAGATGTTATCAAATTCCAAGTACGAGTTGAAGACGGAGTGATAAAGGACGCATGCTTCAAAACTTTCGGTTGCGGTTCTGCTATTGCCAGTAGCTCGTATGTAACTGAATTGATCAAAGGTAAGACCTGTGCAGAAGCTGAGTCTATTAAGAACACGGATATATCAGAAGTGTTAAAGTTACCGCCAGTGAAGGTACACTGCAGTTTGTTAGCGGAAGATGCCGTTAAGATGGCTCTGAAGGATTACAATTCAAAACAGAACAAACATAGCGATGATAATGACTGTTCACAGGCCACCGACGTTGGCGGCAAATGA
- a CDS encoding ribonuclease P/MRP family protein subunit, protein MGRRKNRWILAKVNLRDNTNGWAKVSRILTREIVETEIRLLCDILFGSIGGSYVTDATNVALVDDSDALVLIQTKRSFLSNVICVLNCIDSLQKVGVTLEIVHVGGTLHQCKKLLFTKLLDTLAQLQALSLGQSPVKQLHTERAINKISEVSKLKASTAL, encoded by the coding sequence atGGGCCGGCGAAAAAACCGCTGGATACTTGCAAAGGTCAATCTACGTGATAACACTAACGGATGGGCAAAGGTATCGCGCATATTGACTCGTGAAATTGTAGAAACTGAAATAAGATTATTGTGCGATATTTTATTCGGAAGTATAGGCGGTAGTTATGTAACGGATGCCACGAACGTTGCATTGGTCGACGACTCAGATGCTCTCGTACTCATACAGACCAAAAGAAGCTTTTTATCAAACGTAATCTGTGTGTTAAACTGTATTGATAGCTTACAAAAGGTGGGTGTTACCTTAGAGATAGTTCACGTTGGAGGTACGTTGCATCAGTGCAAGAAACTCCTTTTCACAAAGCTGCTGGATACACTCGCTCAATTGCAGGCACTATCTCTGGGACAGTCACCCGTAAAACAGCTTCATACAGAAAGAGccataaacaaaataagTGAGGTTTCGAAGCTGAAGGCATCTACGGCTTTATAG
- a CDS encoding 6-phosphogluconate dehydrogenase C-terminal domain family protein: MASEFGVIGLGVMGGAYTQNLTSRGIRVSAFSIQQSEIDKMESLRIPNLQLFTNFGEYIESLEKPRKILMLVTAGKAVDQVLNCILGLLEVGDIVIDGGNEWYENTIGRIERCKQKGVHFCAMGVSGGERGARISPCIMFSGERTVYDMVKQYIEQDGRSFYVGPGASGHYVKMVHNGIEYAMMQALSEIYMIMSNILELELDTIGNILGEWCEGEVGSFLLKITSIILQEKTNEENVYLLDKIVDQSGANGTGKWTVKEALDLAVPVPTISAAVEMRNASNVNRSSHIIPNRQIKEGHNISEEDLKRTLHGCMIASIAQGTALLMEAAKKFAWDLNMEQICNIWSKDAIISCTLLTKLSTIFSTLTPGTNVLYHDSIRAIIGETMESWRKVCKTCINYNMPAPAMTTGLQYVQTLSSEKLGHNLIQAQRDYFGAHCFTLIDIPGKHHHNWYK; encoded by the exons aTGGCATCAGAATTCGGTGTAATAGGTCTGGGTGTTATGGGCGGAGCATATACTCAGAATCTCACCTCACGAGGGATTCGGGTATCTGCCTTCTCCATCCAGCAATCGGAAATAGACAAGATGGAATCACTTCGCATACCTAATCTTCAACTATTTACTAACTTCGGTGAATAT atCGAAAGCTTAGAGAAACCAAGGAAGATACTGATGCTTGTTACG GCTGGAAAGGCGGTTGACCAAGTACTCAATTGTATTTTAGGACTCTTAGAAGTTGGTGATATTGTCATTGATGGTGGAAATGAATGGTATGAGAATACCATCGGAAGAATAGAACGGTGTAAACAAAAAGGTGTACA CTTTTGCGCTATGGGTGTAAGTGGAGGGGAAAGAGGAGCTCGTATATCACCGTGTATCATGTTTAGCGGTGAAAGAACCGTTTATGATATGGTCAAACAATATATCGAACAGGATGGAAGGTCATTTTATGTTGGACCTGGAGCTAGTGGCCATTATGTAAAAATGGTACATAACGGCATAGAATATGCAATGATGCAAGCTTTATCCGAGATTTACATGATAATGAGCAATATATTAGAATTGGAACTCGACACCATTGGCAACATCCTGGGTGAATGGTGTGAGGGAGAAGTGGGATCATTCTTGCTTAAAATAACGTCAATTATACTGCAAGAGAAAACTAATGAGGAAAACGTTTATCTCTTGGATAAAATAGTTGACCAAAGCGGGGCCAATGGCACTGGAAAGTGGACTGTCAaggaggcattggatcTGGCTGTGCCTGTCCCAACAATATCGGCTGCTGTAGAAATGAGGAATGCAAGCAATGTTAATAGAAGTTCCCACATAATACCAAACAGACAGATCAAAGAGGGTCACAACATATCGGAGG AGGATCTGAAGAGAACTCTGCATGGATGCATGATAGCTTCCATAGCACAAGGCACAGCTTTACTCATGGAAGCTGCAAAAAAATTTGCTTGGGATCTTAACATGGAAcaaatatgcaacatatGGAGCA AGGATGCCATTATTAGCTGCACGTTGTTGACGAAGCTTAGCACTATATTCTCTACACTGACTCCGGGCACAAACGTATTGTACCACGATAGTATACGCGCTATCATTGGGGAGACTATGGAATCATGGAGAAAGGTTTGCAAAACATGTATCAACTATAACATGCCCGCACCTGCAATGACAACCGGTTTGCAATACGTACAGACACTTTCCTCAGAAAAG CTTGGACATAATCTCATACAAGCACAACGCGACTACTTCGGAGCACATTGCTTCACCCTCATAGACATACCAGGAAAGCACCACCACAACTGGTATAAataa
- a CDS encoding putative integral membrane protein — MPQPALIIAWNVLAVVLIILSVTESCYTLSQRWNHLKTNRSTMLYQPGFIRTTIQPIVNNHEDTEAVKTSKYEFWALCFSLPSIYNELNSGYNIVGDAIQPPKGHRTFTVFAKPVITEKTYPKSMIPKHATVDYENLLRSHDPEQINYNTRLRDMPGVDMSAIDNVYGRIYDRKVLIKQLRYFLERDEFHSIKRLLSDNRLVLLASDCQCFVKDVDHLLQVRLGYTEPTEDNIDKTQPFLVARYVLQHLIPQDRQNLSCYKWLDPKQIPPNVPEYSEDYEQPKGTPENPINVEDTVAYRKIMTRLNGLQPYMRLKLLKELYLRIYRAKRGKLFECLWKYQRLKPEAENSRKRKVRNKVNIDRVSPFLSRPVRCTDEMVKEYTAHFEEAVNKGDIATACRLLKRYVRRIDWKNNLGLMLKFKNLFSEMHKSRKYTPEQLRHLRILYWSTVKFRKVLIKINEPGMVREAGRSMKELYEEQLQQWRDRTNKKNDELMKKRGIDMDKVRDFSNIYGIDWVPILYPKEYEEGLKKHEKRLEKLRARAEWIKNELARRRAREHGDGDDPVRTKGKTPTLWK, encoded by the coding sequence ATGCCACAACCGGCACTTATTATCGCATGGAACGTATTGGCGGTCGTTTTAATAATCCTATCGGTTACTGAATCATGTTATACTTTATCGCAAAGATGGAATCACCTAAAAACCAACCGAAGCACAATGCTTTATCAGCCTGGATTTATAAGAACAACAATACAACCCATAGTTAATAACCATGAAGATACAGAAGCTGTAAAAACAAGCAAATACGAATTCTGGGCATTATGTTTTAGTCTACCATCTATCTACAATGAGTTGAATTCTGGTTACAACATAGTTGGAGATGCAATACAGCCACCAAAAGGTCACCGGACGTTCACTGTGTTTGCCAAGCCGGTTATAACTGAGAAGACCTACCCAAAGTCAATGATACCAAAGCATGCCACAGTGGATTATGAAAACCTTCTTAGATCTCATGACCCCGAACAAATTAACTATAACACTAGGTTAAGAGACATGCCCGGAGTTGACATGAGTGCCATCGACAACGTATATGGACGGATTTATGATAGGAAGgttttaataaaacaattgAGATATTTCTTGGAACGTGATGAATTCCACTCTATCAAAAGACTGCTTAGCGATAATCGGCTGGTGCTGCTTGCCTCAGATTGCCAGTGCTTTGTCAAGGATGTCGACCACTTGCTGCAAGTTAGACTTGGTTATACCGAACCCACTGAAGATAATATAGACAAGACACAACCTTTTTTGGTAGCGAGATATGTACTACAACATCTTATACCGCAAGATAGGCAAAATCTTTCTTGCTACAAATGGTTAGACCCAAAGCAAATACCACCCAATGTCCCAGAATATTCAGAGGATTACGAGCAGCCCAAGGGTACACCAGAAAATCCCATAAATGTGGAAGATACAGTTGCATACAGGAAAATAATGACAAGACTAAATGGTTTGCAGCCTTACATGAGATTGAAACTACTAAAGGAACTTTACCTAAGGATATACAGAGCAAAAAGAGGGAAGCTATTTGAGTGTCTTTGGAAATATCAACGTCTAAAGCCGGAAGCCGAAAATTCTAGAAAGCGTAAAGTACGTAATAAGGTAAACATCGATCGAGTATCACCCTTTTTGTCAAGACCAGTAAGATGTACAGATGAAATGGTGAAAGAATATACAGCACATTTTGAAGAAGCAGTCAATAAGGGCGATATTGCAACAGCCTGTAGGTTGTTGAAACGTTATGTACGCCGCATTGATTGGAAGAACAACTTAGGTCTTATGCTCAAATTCAAAAACCTTTTCTCTGAAATGCACAAATCCAGGAAGTATACACCTGAACAACTCAGACATCTAAGGATATTGTACTGGTCAACCGTTAAATTTAGAAAGGTGCTTATTAAAATCAATGAACCTGGTATGGTTAGGGAAGCCGGTCGTTCGATGAAAGAACTTTATGAAGAGCAGCTCCAACAGTGGAGAGATCGCACGAATAAGAAGAACGATGAACTTATGAAGAAACGAGGCATAGACATGGACAAGGTAAGAGACTTCTCTAATATTTATGGCATCGATTGGGTACCCATCCTATACCCTAAGGAATATGAAGAAGGACTAAAGAAACATGAAAAACGATTAGAAAAACTCAGAGCGAGGGCTGAATGGATCAAGAATGAACTGGCCAGACGACGAGCTCGTGAACATGGTGATGGAGACGATCCTGTACGAACAAAGGGTAAAACACCAACGTTATGGAAGTGA
- a CDS encoding GTP-binding domain family protein, protein MTRSPVSSNLLKKPFIIEPYMAKPFVNIYDPHGTSEAPFTAEANVQYAAELFSKKVSTNPVYVADTIDKAPKKKIPQVAIVGRSNVGKSSIINSLLYRQMIPHFARNMLSNGQLLKNPKFAPVSNNPGRTRHMFTFDLGAELSLVDLPGYGFAKVNDNIRNEWSVLVNKYLEESTSLQRVLSLIDARRGPMERDLKLWSMLEELRVPFQVVLTKCEALKPIELHMVCQRVAEMVLAHGETVHPYIHSTSALKQLGIHELRLSIAHIASTHKAKKQLVATQ, encoded by the exons ATGACTCGGTCGCCGGTTTCTTCTAATTTACTTAAAAAACCATTCATTATAG AACCTTATATGGCGAAGCCATTCGTTAATATCTATGACCCGCATGGTACATCCGAAGCACCGTTCACTGCTGAAGCAAAT GTACAATATGCTGCAGAGCTCTTTTCAAAGAAGGTTTCAACTAATCCAGTTTATGTAGCAGATACTATAGACAAGGCCCCTAAGAAGAAAATCCCACAG GTGGCTATAGTAGGTAGATCAAATGTTGGCAAATCGAGCATTATCAACTCTCTGCTATATAGGCAGATGATACCGCACTTTGCTAGGAATATG TTATCTAATGGACAACTgctaaagaacccgaaaTTCGCGCCGGTGTCAAACAATCCA GGAAGAACTAGACACATGTTCACATTTGATCTAGGAGCTGAACTTTCATTAGTTGACCTCCCGGGATACGGATTTGCCAAGGTGAATGAT AATATTAGAAATGAGTGGTCTGTCCTGGTTAACAAGTACCTTGAGGAATCAACGAG CTTACAAAGAGTGTTGTCCCTGATAGATGCACGCAGAGGACCAATGGAACGTGATTTAAAACTATGGTCGATGCTGGAAGAGTTGCGGGTACCATTCCAAGTAGTACTTACCAAATGCGAAGCGCTTAAACCTATAGAGCTACACATGGTGTGCCAGCGCGTGGCAGAGATGGTATTGGCACACGGAGAAACCGTACATCCGTATATACACTCCACGTCAGCGCTTAAGCAGCTAGGAATACATGAACTCAGGCTGTCTATCGCACACATCGCATCTACACATAAGGCAAAAAAACAATTAGTAGCAACGCAGTAA
- a CDS encoding RNA recognition motif domain containing protein, translated as MDGHRTLANGKDADDELLCPLCMEVLDETDRNFFPCTCEYQVCLWCLHYLRTTMGNKCPACRRDYEESNMKYKSAPRTQMNSRTQTSKKHRNASDKDATTRDEEGCSPGQRNNANLKEIRVIQRNLVYVVGIPAKLAKKDILKQQEYFGQYGKIQHIVINKSQSYNSHVGGASYTAYITYSKKTEAATAIQGIDGSYINGKLLRASYGTTKYCTFFLKGLKCTNVDCFYLHRYGDESERISKEELTNLMHKAVKSGVGLGSHALDTTRIPKIHADAHRRAVDDDDLEELTKDNHSDHLDDDNIDDFTEHHLSLSADRDPTSWINVSAAFKTDNDAAEHGEESLYKHTDELQYSLGATDGSDSYSHVFDAYGSDRDPTDFHTNTSFLNSYFTQVDLDSIGKLSSMDQHELMKSLFNNSLMKEIERFNRGEHVIYAEEVCLKKDESSSWISIKEKDERGEDDGVQENDLYGLRWIPAGDALSTGAHYVSNRRRQVDTYKNLNQLMNDEAVVMPIPTATVSQKDIFPDDSQVDSILTQVKRHVSMLDCLIRMYHVDGSTLYADSQLGSVTQDNVESFSEGDASPYNNSITSKMIIDSAGEPYQEMVADMYVDTILDTSLSPESQLETDLKLHYQMSEHVRKLIDQQQRCDMVFVKHLSELYAS; from the coding sequence ATGGATGGGCACAGAACTTTGGCTAACGGCAAAGATGCCGATGATGAGCTCTTGTGTCCGCTGTGTATGGAGGTACTGGATGAAACTGATCGGAATTTTTTCCCATGTACCTGCGAGTACCAGGTGTGTCTATGGTGCCTACATTATTTACGGACGACAATGGGTAACAAATGCCCAGCTTGTAGACGGGACTATGAGGAATCCAACATGAAGTACAAGAGTGCACCGCGTACACAGATGAATTCAAGGACACAAACCTCAAAGAAGCATAGGAATGCCAGTGACAAGGATGCCACAACACGAGATGAAGAGGGGTGTTCACCAGGTCAACGTAACAATGCCAACCTAAAGGAAATACGTGTGATACAACGCAACCTAGTATATGTTGTCGGTATACCGGCGAAGCTAGCCAAGAAGGATATATTGAAACAGCAAGAGTACTTTGGGCAATACGGGAAGATCCAGCACATTGTGATTAACAAGAGCCAGTCGTATAACTCTCACGTTGGAGGAGCATCCTATACGGCCTATATAACGTACTCTAAGAAAACAGAAGCTGCAACGGCCATACAGGGTATTGACGGATCGTATATTAACGGAAAGTTGTTGAGGGCGTCCTATGGTACCACTAAATACTGCACGTTTTTCCTAAAGGGTCTCAAGTGTACCAACGTTGACTGCTTCTATTTACATAGATACGGCGATGAAAGTGAGCGTATTTCTAAAGAGGAGCTTACGAACCTTATGCACAAGGCTGTGAAATCAGGTGTTGGTCTAGGATCTCACGCACTTGATACTACGCGCATTCCGAAGATACATGCAGACGCCCATCGAAGGGCTGTGGATGACGACGATTTGGAAGAGTTGACAAAGGATAATCACTCCGACCATCTAGACGACGACAACATTGACGATTTTACAGAGCATCACTTGTCCCTAAGTGCAGATCGGGACCCAACATCGTGGATTAACGTGTCGGCGGCATTTAAAACTGACAATGACGCTGCAGAACACGGTGAAGAATCGCTTTACAAACATACGGACGAACTACAATATTCACTGGGTGCCACTGATGGATCAGATTCGTATTCCCATGTCTTCGACGCCTATGGATCGGATCGTGATCCAACTGATTTCCACACCAATACATCCTTCCTTAATTCATATTTCACCCAAGTAGATTTGGATAGCATTGGCAAGCTTTCTTCAATGGATCAGCATGAATTGATGAAATCGCTATTCAATAATAGCCTCATGAAGGAGATTGAACGGTTTAACCGAGGCGAACACGTGATATATGCGGAAGAAGTTTGCCTGAAGAAGGATGAAAGCAGTTCATGGATCAGTATAAAAGAAAAGGACGAGCGTGGCGAAGACGATGGTGTCCAGGAAAATGATTTATACGGTCTCAGGTGGATACCAGCTGGAGATGCGCTCTCCACTGGAGCGCACTACGTATCTAACAGGCGAAGACAGGTGGATACTTACAAGAATCTGAACCAGCTAATGAACGATGAAGCTGTTGTAATGCCTATTCCTACCGCTACTGTCTCACaaaaggatatattccCAGACGACTCTCAGGTTGACTCAATACTGACCCAGGTCAAGCGTCATGTGTCAATGCTGGATTGCCTAATAAGGATGTATCACGTGGATGGATCGACCTTATATGCCGATTCACAGCTGGGGTCTGTGACCCAggataatgtagaatcCTTCAGTGAGGGCGATGCGAGCCCATATAACAACAGCATTACCTCCAAGATGATAATTGACTCGGCAGGCGAGCCTTACCAAGAGATGGTGGCCGACATGTACGTGGATACCATATTGGATACATCGCTTTCACCGGAATCGCAGCTTGAAACCGATCTCAAGCTACACTACCAAATGAGTGAGCATGTGAGAAAGCTTATCGATCAACAGCAAAGATGTGATATGGTATTCGTAAAGCACCTGTCTGAGCTTTATGCAAGCTAA